Sequence from the Microbacterium sp. 1.5R genome:
CGACCGCAGAAGACGAACCCACTGCAGACGACGAAGGCCCCGTGTTCCGAGGAACACGGGGCCTTCGATCGCGGGGGTCGTTACTTGGACGATCCGCCGAAACCCTTGAAGCGCTGGTTGAACTTCTCGACGCGACCGGCCGAGTCCATGATGCGCTGCTTGCCCGTGTAGAACGGGTGCGATGCCGAGGAGATCTCGACGTCGATCACCGGGTACTCGACACCGTCGAGCTCGATGGTCTTGTCGCTCGAGACAGTCGAACGGGTGAGGAACGTCTCGCCCGAGCCGAGGTCGCGGAACACGACAGCCTTGTACACGGGGTGAATGTCAGTCTTCATGGGATTCCTTAGTTGCTGCCCTGGATTGTGCCAGGGACGAGGGAAGTCTGCGGTGCAGAGAGCACCAAGGATCGATTCTATCAGATGCGCATCAGGATGCCGCGCGGGCCGCATATCGACCCTCTTCGCTGCTGAGGACGATCGGCATGCCGAACGTCTCGGTCAGAGCCTCGGCCGTCAGAGTCTCGGCGACGGGCCCGGCGGCGACGATGCGCCCCTCGCGCATCAGCAGCACATGAGTGAATCCGACCGGGATCTCCTCGACGTGGTGCGTGACCATCAGCATCGCCGGCGTCGTCGGCGACGACGCATAGCCGCTCAGGAGTGCAAGGAGCTCCTCACGAGAGCCGAGGTCGAGAGACGCAGTCGGCTCGTCGAGCAGCAGCAGCTCGGGATCGGTCATCACGGCGCGGGCGATCTGCACGCGCTTCTGCTCGCCGTCGCTCAGAGTGCCGAAGGTCCGGTCGGCGAGGTGGTCGAGTCGCCAGTCGCCGAGGACGCGCAGCGCACGACGTTCGTCGATGTCCTCATAGCTCTCGTTCCATCGCCCGAGCACGGAGTATGCCGCAGTGAGCACCGTGTTCAGAACCGTCTCTTCGCGCGGCACGCGCTTCGCCATCGCGGAGGACGCGAAGCCGATGCGCGGGCGCAGCTCGAACACATCCGTGCGTCCGAGGGTCTCTCCCAGCACCGTGACGGTTCCGGACGTCGGGTGCATCAGCGTGTCAGCCAGCTGGAGCAGCGTCGTCTTGCCTGCGCCGTTGGGTCCGAGGATCACCCACCGCTGATCATCGTCGACCTGCCAGGTCACGTGATCGATGATGTTGCGCCCCTCGCGGCGCACGACGACGTCGGTGAATTCCAGAGCGCTCGACATGCCTCCAGCCTATCGGCTCAGGCGGTCAGCTCCGCGTACAGCGCACGCGTGGTGTCGGCGATCGCGCCCCAGCTGAACTCGTCGCGAGCCCGCTCCCGGCCAGCCGCGCCATAGGCACGGGCTCGCTCGGGATCGGACGTCACCTCGGTGAGCACGTCAGCGAGGTCGGCGACGTAGCGCTCCGGATCGACCGGCGTCCCCGTGCCGTCCTGGAGCTGCTCGATCGGCACCAGGCGGCCGGTGACCCCGTCGTCGACGACTTCGGGGATGCCGCCGGTCGCCGTGCCGACGACGGCAGCGCCGCAGGCCATGGCCTCGAGGTTCACGATTCCCAGCGGCTCGTAGACGGACGGGCACACGAATGTCGTCGCCGCGGTGAGGATGGCCGACAGCTCGTCGCGCGGCAGCATCCGATCGATCCAGACGACGCCCTCGCGGGTCTGCTGGAGAAGCCGCACGCCCTCCTGCACCTCCGCCATGATCTCGGGGGTGTCCGGCGCGCCGGCGCAGAGGATGAGCTGGACCTCCGGGGGCAGCAGACGAGCGGCCTGAAGGAGGTACGGCAGGCCCTTCTGCCGGGTGATCCGGCCGACGAACACGACGGACGGCCTGGTCGGATCCATACCGACCGAATCGAGGAACGCCGGGTTCTGCACCGGCCGCCAGCGATCCACGTCGATGCCGTTGTGGATCACGCGCACACGGGTCGGGTCGACCGACGGGTAGCTCCGCAGGATGTCCTCGCGCATGCCGGCGCTGACCGCGATCACCGCCGCCGCGTTCTCGTACGCGAGCTTCTCGATTCCGCTCGACACCGCGTATCCCCCGCCGAGCTGTTCGGCCTTCCACGGGCGGAGCGGTTCCAGGCTGTGCGCGGTCAGGACGTGCGGGATGCCGTGAAGCTGAGAGGCGAGGTGCCCGGCGAAGTTCGCGTACCAGGTGTGACTGTGCACGAGATCGGCGTCCGAGATCGCCGCGACGATCTCGAGGTCCGTCCCGAGCGTCTGCAGCGCGGGGTTCGCGGAGGCCAGTCCCGAGGGTGTCCGATAGGCGAAAGTTCCCGCCTCGTCACGAGGAGCTCCGAAGGCCCTGACCTGTACATCGATATTCTGCC
This genomic interval carries:
- a CDS encoding type B 50S ribosomal protein L31, with translation MKTDIHPVYKAVVFRDLGSGETFLTRSTVSSDKTIELDGVEYPVIDVEISSASHPFYTGKQRIMDSAGRVEKFNQRFKGFGGSSK
- a CDS encoding ABC transporter ATP-binding protein produces the protein MSSALEFTDVVVRREGRNIIDHVTWQVDDDQRWVILGPNGAGKTTLLQLADTLMHPTSGTVTVLGETLGRTDVFELRPRIGFASSAMAKRVPREETVLNTVLTAAYSVLGRWNESYEDIDERRALRVLGDWRLDHLADRTFGTLSDGEQKRVQIARAVMTDPELLLLDEPTASLDLGSREELLALLSGYASSPTTPAMLMVTHHVEEIPVGFTHVLLMREGRIVAAGPVAETLTAEALTETFGMPIVLSSEEGRYAARAAS
- the glgA gene encoding glycogen synthase, which gives rise to MRVEMITKEYPPEIYGGAGVHVAELVTALRQNIDVQVRAFGAPRDEAGTFAYRTPSGLASANPALQTLGTDLEIVAAISDADLVHSHTWYANFAGHLASQLHGIPHVLTAHSLEPLRPWKAEQLGGGYAVSSGIEKLAYENAAAVIAVSAGMREDILRSYPSVDPTRVRVIHNGIDVDRWRPVQNPAFLDSVGMDPTRPSVVFVGRITRQKGLPYLLQAARLLPPEVQLILCAGAPDTPEIMAEVQEGVRLLQQTREGVVWIDRMLPRDELSAILTAATTFVCPSVYEPLGIVNLEAMACGAAVVGTATGGIPEVVDDGVTGRLVPIEQLQDGTGTPVDPERYVADLADVLTEVTSDPERARAYGAAGRERARDEFSWGAIADTTRALYAELTA